A window from Labrus mixtus chromosome 14, fLabMix1.1, whole genome shotgun sequence encodes these proteins:
- the zcchc10 gene encoding zinc finger CCHC domain-containing protein 10 produces the protein MATPMHRIIARRQAEANKQHVRCQKCLEMGHWTYECSGKRKYVHRPSRTVEMKKKLKENENKPLSITGPGNEGSSEKKIKKKVKDSADSSSDSDGSSSDSSTDSSDSSSSSSDDSDSSSDSDDDSSSSSSSSSSSSSNSSDSGSSSDSDQGPPKKKKKKK, from the exons ATGGCGACTCCCATGCACAGGATAATAGCAAGGAGGCAAGC GgaggcaaacaaacaacatgtgcGCTGCCAGAAGTGTTTGGAGATGGGACACTGGACCTACGAATGCAGTGGGAAGCGGAAATATGTGCATAGACCGTCACGAACGGTTGAGATGAAAAAGAAACTCAAGGAGAATGAAAACAAACCTCTCAGCATCACTGG ACCAGGAAATGAAGGCTCCAGtgagaagaaaatcaaaaagaa GGTTAAAGATTCCGCTGACAGCAGCAGTGATTCAGACGGCTCCTCAAGTGACTCATCAACAGACAGCAGCgactcctccagctcctcttcAGATGACAGcgacagcagcagtgacagcgACGATGAcagctcttcctcctcttcctcctcctcctcctcgtcctccaaCAGCTCCGACTCAGGAAGCAGCAGCGATTCAGATCAAGGAcctccaaagaagaagaaaaagaagaaataa
- the hspa4a gene encoding heat shock 70 kDa protein 4a, with protein sequence MSVVGFDLGFQSCYVAVARAGGIETVANEYSDRCTPSFVSFGARNRSIGAAAKSQVVTNCRNTVQGFKRFHGRAFSDPYVQSAKTNLVYDLAQMPSGSTGIKVMYMEEEKVFSIEQVTGMLLNKLKETAESALKKPVADCVISVPSYFTDAERRSVMDAAQIAGLNCLRLMNETTAVTLAYGIYKQDLPAPEEKPRIVVFVDVGHSGYQVSVCAFNKGKLKILATAFDSDLGGKDFDDILVSHFCEEFRKKYKLDVKSKPRALGRLYQECEKLKKLMSANCSDLPLNIECFMNDIDVSGKLNRGQFEEMCAGLLAKVEAPLRSILEQAKLKKEDIYAVEIVGGASRIPAIKERISKFFGKELSTTLNADEAVARGCALQCAILSPAFKVREFSITDVVPYPISLKWNSAAEEGLSDCEVFPKNHAAPFSKVLTFFRKEPFTLEAYYNNLKELPYPSSTIGQFLIQNVVPQASGESAKVKVKVRVSVHGVFSVSSASLVEVLKTAEGEEPMETEQPGKDEENKMQVDPEDQKLPSGDNGDKKSETEEMETTTEDANKEKKNDQPPQAKKPKVKTKTIELPIVNNLSWQLSNDVLNVFVENEGKMVMQDKLEKERNDAKNNVEEYVYEMRDKLHGVLEKFVTEADRDTFSLKLEDTENWLYEDGEDQQKQVYIDKLAELKKMGQPIHERYIESEERPRAFEELGRQIQLYMKIIEAYKAKDEQYNHLDELEVTRADKQVNDAMVWMNGKMNQQNSQDLTLDPVVNVAEIKAKTKELYSACNPVVSKSKPKVEPPKEEKTENGPVNGQEGTENQPCNPDKATSAGTGQGTAEKKLPEMDID encoded by the exons ATgtcagtggtgggatttgactTGGGTTTTCAAAGCTGCTATGTAGCTGTAGCCCGAGCCGGAGGAATTGAGACAGTCGCTAATGAGTACAGCGACAGATGCACACC gtcatttgtttcatttggagCACGGAATCGGTCCATAGGAGCAGCTGCAAAGAGCCAG GTGGTGACCAACTGTCGGAACACAGTGCAGGGCTTCAAGCGATTCCATGGCAGGGCATTTTCCGACCCGTATGTCCAGTCGGCCAAGACTAACTTGGTGTACGACCTGGCACAGATGCCCTCTGGATCCACCGGTATAAAA GTGATGtacatggaggaggagaaagtgttCAGCATCGAGCAGGTCACTGGCATGCTGCTGAACAAGCTGAAGGAGACGGCTGAAAGTGCACTGAAGAAACCCGTTGCAGACTGTGTCATCTCG GTACCAAGCTATTTCACTGACGCTGAGAGAAGGTCTGTCATGGATGCAGCTCAGATTGCAGGCCTCAACTGTCTACGGCTGATGAATGAGACCACTGCAG TGACTCTTGCATATGGCATCTACAAGCAGGACCTGCCCGCTCCAGAGGAGAAGCCCAGGATAGTGGTGTTTGTGGACGTGGGCCACTCGGGTTACCAGGTGTCGGTTTGTGCCTTCAACAAGGGAAAGCTCAAG ATCCTTGCTACGGCGTTCGATTCGGATCTTGGCGGCAAGGACTTTGACGACATCCTGGTCAGCCACTTCTGTGAGGAGTTTCGAAAAAAGTACAAGCTGGACGTCAAGTCCAAACCCCGGGCGCTCGGCCGACTCTACCAAGAGTGTGAGAAGCTCAAGAAGCTGATGAGTGCCAACTGCTCAGACCTGCCCCTCAACATTGAGTGCTTCATGAATGACATTGATGTTTCTGGTAAACTTAACAG GGGTCAGTTTGAGGAGATGTGTGCAGGGCTGCTGGCCAAAGTAGAGGCTCCCCTCCGCAGCATCTTGGAACAAGCCA AGCTGAAAAAGGAGGACATCTATGCAGTGGAGATTGTTGGAGGAGCCTCCAGAATCCCTGCCATCAAAGAGAGAATCAGCAAATTTTTCGGCAAAGAGCTGAGCACCACTCTGAATGCAGACGAGGCCGTGGCCAGAGGCTGTGCTCTGCAG TGTGCCATCCTGTCACCAGCATTCAAAGTCAGAGAGTTCTCCATTACAGATGTTGTCCCCTACCCAATCTCCCTCAAATGGAACTCAGCCGCAGAGGAGGGACTGAG TGATTGTGAGGTTTTCCCCAAGAACCATGCTGCTCCCTTCTCCAAAGTCTTGACCTTCTTCCGGAAAGAGCCCTTCACCCTTGAAGCTTACTACAACAACCTAAAGGAGCTGCCATACCCCAGCAGCACTATAG GCCAGTTCCTGATCCAGAATGTGGTTCCTCAGGCGTCTGGGGAGAGTGCAAAGGTGAAGGTCAAAGTCCGGGTCAGTGTTCACGGCGTCTTCAGCGTATCGAGCGCCTCTCTTGTCGAGGtcttaaaaacagcagaagggGAGGAGCCGATGGAGACGGAGCAACCGGGGAAGGACGAGGag AACAAAATGCAGGTGGACCCGGAGGATCAGAAACTTCCGTCTGGAGACAACGGAGACAAgaaatcagagacagaggagatggAG ACAACGACGGAGGACGCCAATAAGGAGAAGAAGAACGACCAGCCCCCTCAGGCAAAGAAGCCCAAAGTGAAAACGAAGACGATTGAGCTGCCCATAGTGAACAATTTGAGCTGGCAGCTGTCCAACGATGTACTAAATGTATTTGTGGAGAATGAG GGTAAGATGGTCATGCAGGACAAGTTGGAGAAGGAAAGGAACGACGCAAAGAACAACGTAGAAGAATATGTGTACGAGATGAGGGACAAGCTGCATGGCGTTCTGGAGAAGTTTGTGACCGAGGCT GATCGTGACACATTCTCGTTAAAACTGGAGGACACAGAGAACTGGCTGTATGAAGACGGAGAGGACCAACAGAAACAAGTTTATATTGACAAACTGGCTGAACTGAAG AAAATGGGCCAGCCCATACATGAGAGGTACATTGAATCTGAAGAGAGGCCAAGAGCATTTGAGGAGCTCGGCAGACAGATCCAGCTGTACATGAAGATCATTGAGGCTTACAAAGCAAAG GACGAGCAGTACAATCACCTGGACGAGCTGGAGGTCACTCGGGCGGACAAGCAGGTGAACGACGCGATGGTGTGGATGAACGGGAAGATGAACCAGCAGAATAGCCAGGACCTCACTCTTGACCCAGTGGTCAACGTTGCAGAAATCAAGGCCAAGACTAAG GAGCTTTATTCGGCCTGCAACCCTGTGGTGTCCAAATCCAAGCCCAAGGTGGAGCCCCCCAAAGAGGAGAAGACGGAGAACGGACCAGTCAATGGGCAGGAAGGAACAGAGAACCAGCCATGTAACCCAGACAAAGCCACATCAGCAGGCACAGGACAGGGAACAGCTGAGAAAAAGCTCCCTGAAATGGACATTGACTAA